A genomic window from Massilia sp. METH4 includes:
- a CDS encoding patatin-like phospholipase family protein, with translation MKKPMALILQGGGALGAFEYGVVTALVEEGWYPKAVTGVSIGAINAASIAGAKGGDIAASLRKMWQAITLPTVPWWPAAKQASLSLLGNPNFWLSRTDYWRMPNWNSYCTTAPMLNTLAQHLDFDQLNNPKHVRFGVTATSLHTGGQTTFSNYTAKGAHLQSCHHKAVRAQLTPSHIVASGSLPPGFPATRIDGTDYWDGGLFSNTPIDSLLNLLEPDEIASLPIFVVDLFPTDGQPSPTNMQEVQTRATALQYQNRFWAQYGGEARLDGFLAMLDKLDAVAGSTAVADMPAYDWLMRLRALKNLHVIASSPAAAGGDHDFSEHGVNMRYEAGRAAARQYLARMVQQPRLKAAA, from the coding sequence ATGAAGAAACCGATGGCATTGATCCTGCAAGGTGGCGGCGCGCTGGGCGCTTTCGAGTATGGCGTAGTGACCGCGCTGGTCGAGGAGGGCTGGTATCCGAAGGCTGTCACCGGCGTGTCGATTGGCGCGATCAATGCGGCGTCCATCGCCGGCGCCAAGGGTGGCGACATTGCCGCCAGCCTGCGCAAGATGTGGCAGGCGATCACGCTGCCGACCGTGCCCTGGTGGCCGGCCGCGAAGCAGGCCAGCCTGTCCTTGCTGGGCAATCCGAACTTCTGGCTGTCGCGCACCGATTACTGGCGCATGCCGAACTGGAACAGCTACTGCACCACCGCGCCGATGCTGAACACGCTGGCGCAACATCTCGATTTCGACCAGCTGAACAACCCGAAGCACGTCCGCTTCGGCGTCACCGCCACCAGCCTGCACACGGGCGGCCAGACCACGTTCTCGAATTACACGGCGAAAGGCGCCCATCTGCAAAGCTGCCACCACAAGGCGGTGCGGGCGCAACTTACGCCGTCGCACATCGTGGCCAGCGGCAGCCTGCCGCCGGGCTTCCCCGCCACGCGCATCGACGGCACCGATTACTGGGACGGCGGCCTGTTCTCCAACACGCCGATCGATTCCCTGCTGAACCTGCTGGAGCCGGACGAGATCGCTTCGCTGCCGATCTTCGTCGTCGACCTGTTCCCGACCGATGGCCAGCCGTCGCCCACGAATATGCAGGAAGTGCAGACGCGCGCGACCGCGCTGCAATACCAGAACCGCTTCTGGGCCCAGTACGGCGGCGAGGCCAGGCTCGACGGCTTCCTGGCCATGCTCGACAAGCTCGATGCGGTAGCGGGAAGCACGGCCGTGGCGGATATGCCAGCCTACGACTGGCTGATGCGCCTGCGCGCGCTGAAGAACCTGCACGTGATCGCCAGCAGCCCGGCGGCAGCCGGTGGCGACCATGATTTTTCGGAGCATGGCGTGAACATGCGGTATGAGGCGGGGCGGGCGGCGGCCAGGCAGTATCTGGCGCGGATGGTGCAGCAGCCGCGGTTGAAGGCGGCGGCTTGA
- a CDS encoding M64 family metallopeptidase produces the protein MRLSFLAGLACLAVSGAAFAAQPATVRLDYIHSGNALSEGYAMDRVVIEPLPWPGDMTRTLDDTGRGINKVEVVDARTGKLLYSRGFSTVFGEWKTTDEAAKLTRAFGESVRFPKPDAPVKVRILKRDERNEFSIVWSVDVDTDALDVVRKQPPAPGKPIPLRVSGPSPQKVDLLILGDGYTRAELGKFEQTAKRLADHLFTVSPFKERAADFNVWGLAVPTEESGVSRPSTNTHHASALNTRYDIFGSERYVLTTDNRALRDIAQHAPYEFIEILVNNDTYGGGGIYGQFSTAAANNDWANYLFVHEFGHHFAGLADEYYTSPVAYQSSAERPEPWEPNVTALRDPANVKWKHFVKPGTPLPTPWPKAEYEAHSREYQKVRARLRKDNRPESEMSKLFADDLAWTNRLFSKAPHRHAVGAFEGANYEAKGYYRSQQQCLMFDRSEAFCAVCAEAVGQTIDLYSRPGNR, from the coding sequence ATGCGCCTCTCCTTCCTTGCCGGCCTGGCCTGCCTCGCAGTGTCCGGCGCGGCCTTCGCCGCCCAACCCGCCACCGTGCGGCTCGACTATATCCACAGCGGCAATGCGCTCTCGGAAGGCTATGCGATGGACCGCGTGGTGATCGAACCGCTGCCATGGCCGGGCGACATGACGCGCACGCTGGACGATACCGGCCGCGGCATCAACAAGGTGGAAGTGGTGGATGCCAGGACGGGCAAGCTGCTGTACTCGCGCGGCTTTTCCACCGTGTTCGGCGAATGGAAGACGACGGACGAAGCGGCGAAGCTCACGCGTGCGTTCGGCGAATCGGTACGCTTCCCGAAGCCCGATGCGCCCGTCAAGGTGCGCATCCTGAAGCGGGACGAACGTAACGAGTTTTCCATCGTGTGGAGCGTGGATGTCGACACCGACGCGCTCGACGTCGTGCGCAAGCAGCCGCCCGCGCCGGGCAAGCCGATCCCGCTTCGCGTCAGCGGCCCGTCGCCGCAAAAGGTGGACTTGCTGATCCTGGGCGACGGCTATACGCGCGCCGAGCTGGGCAAGTTCGAGCAGACCGCGAAGCGGCTGGCGGACCACCTGTTCACCGTGTCGCCGTTCAAGGAGCGGGCCGCCGACTTCAATGTGTGGGGCCTGGCGGTGCCGACGGAAGAGTCGGGCGTGAGCCGGCCGTCGACGAACACGCACCACGCCTCGGCGCTGAACACGCGCTACGACATCTTCGGCAGCGAGCGCTATGTACTGACCACGGATAACCGGGCACTGCGCGATATCGCCCAGCATGCGCCGTATGAATTCATCGAAATCCTCGTCAACAACGATACCTATGGCGGCGGCGGCATCTACGGCCAGTTCAGCACCGCGGCGGCGAACAACGACTGGGCCAACTACCTGTTCGTGCACGAGTTCGGGCACCACTTCGCCGGCCTGGCGGATGAGTACTACACCTCGCCCGTCGCCTACCAGTCGAGCGCGGAAAGGCCCGAGCCCTGGGAGCCGAACGTGACGGCGCTGCGCGATCCGGCCAACGTCAAATGGAAGCATTTCGTGAAGCCGGGCACGCCGCTGCCCACGCCGTGGCCGAAGGCGGAGTACGAAGCGCATTCGCGCGAATACCAGAAGGTGCGCGCCCGCCTGCGCAAGGATAACCGCCCCGAATCGGAGATGAGCAAGCTCTTCGCCGACGACCTGGCGTGGACGAATCGCCTGTTCTCGAAGGCTCCGCATCGACATGCGGTCGGCGCGTTCGAAGGCGCGAACTACGAGGCGAAAGGCTACTACCGCTCGCAGCAGCAGTGCCTGATGTTCGATCGCAGCGAAGCGTTTTGCGCGGTCTGCGCCGAGGCGGTGGGGCAGACGATCGATCTGTATTCGCGGCCGGGGAATCGGTAA
- a CDS encoding cyanophycinase produces the protein MSKFFAAMFLVLAAFTGLLANAQTLEHVPEEPAAEKPPLPKAKGSLVIIGGGLRADNADVWQKIVSLAGGRGARIAVFPSASGNPERAAAASIAYLKKYGAEPFAVPVAQRLANSDYRKAADDAALAEKIRTADGVYFAGGDQARITQALIRENGTRTRALEAIWDLYRRGGVVAGTSAGAAIMSSTMFYRPNAILAMLRGGVKDGQEIAPGLGFIGDDVFVDQHLLVRGRFARMIPAMLAKNYKLGLGVDEDSAVVINAQREMEVIGYTGALLLDLTLAVSDTSKPDFNVSNVRISYLDRGDKFNIITQSFTPSPDKAGGRLDPARTAYRGPVYSNDILGNHAVVSLMERLVDSDQEEAIGIASGNPRSTTPEVGFEFRFTKTPESVGYISNTVEAYSVLNIRLDIRPIDIPRPLYRYRDAK, from the coding sequence ATGTCCAAGTTCTTCGCCGCCATGTTCCTTGTCCTTGCTGCCTTCACTGGCCTCCTGGCCAATGCGCAAACCCTGGAGCACGTTCCCGAGGAACCCGCGGCGGAGAAGCCGCCCCTGCCGAAGGCGAAGGGTTCGCTGGTGATCATCGGCGGCGGCCTGCGCGCCGACAATGCCGACGTGTGGCAGAAGATCGTCAGCCTGGCGGGCGGCAGGGGCGCGCGGATCGCCGTGTTCCCTTCGGCCTCCGGCAACCCGGAGCGGGCGGCGGCGGCCAGCATCGCCTACCTGAAGAAATACGGCGCCGAACCGTTCGCCGTGCCGGTGGCGCAGCGGCTTGCCAACAGCGACTATCGCAAGGCGGCGGACGACGCGGCGCTGGCCGAGAAGATCCGCACGGCCGACGGCGTGTATTTCGCGGGCGGCGACCAGGCCCGCATCACGCAGGCCCTGATCCGCGAGAACGGCACGCGCACGCGGGCGCTCGAGGCGATCTGGGACCTGTACCGCCGCGGCGGCGTGGTGGCCGGCACGAGCGCCGGCGCGGCGATCATGAGCAGCACGATGTTCTACCGGCCCAACGCGATCCTGGCCATGCTGCGCGGCGGCGTGAAGGATGGCCAGGAAATCGCCCCTGGCCTGGGCTTCATCGGCGACGACGTGTTCGTCGACCAGCACCTGCTGGTGCGCGGCCGTTTCGCCCGCATGATCCCGGCCATGCTGGCCAAGAACTACAAGCTTGGCCTGGGCGTGGACGAGGATAGCGCCGTGGTCATCAATGCCCAGCGCGAGATGGAGGTGATCGGCTACACGGGCGCGCTGCTGCTGGACCTCACCCTGGCGGTGAGCGATACCAGCAAGCCCGACTTCAACGTCAGCAATGTGCGGATCAGCTACCTGGATCGCGGCGACAAGTTCAACATCATCACGCAAAGCTTCACCCCGTCGCCGGACAAGGCCGGTGGCAGGCTGGACCCGGCGCGCACGGCGTATCGCGGCCCCGTCTACAGCAACGACATCCTCGGCAACCACGCGGTGGTAAGCCTCATGGAAAGGCTGGTCGACAGCGACCAGGAAGAGGCGATCGGCATCGCCAGCGGCAACCCGCGCTCCACCACACCGGAAGTCGGTTTCGAATTCCGCTTCACGAAGACGCCGGAAAGCGTGGGCTACATTTCCAACACGGTCGAGGCGTATTCGGTGCTCAACATCAGGCTCGATATCCGGCCCATCGATATTCCCCGCCCGCTCTACCGTTATCGCGATGCCAAATAG
- a CDS encoding GNAT family N-acetyltransferase — MDFAVDTDKARLDVARIHRYLSEESTWALGIPLETVERSIAHSLCFGGYAGGAQVAFARVITDQATFAYLLDVFVLPEHRGKGYSTRLLDAVMAHAALQGLRKFMLTTSTAAPLYARYGFVSPAAPGALMERSFPDLYRQPPAP; from the coding sequence ATGGATTTCGCCGTCGATACCGACAAGGCGCGGCTGGACGTCGCGCGCATCCACCGCTACCTGAGCGAAGAGTCCACCTGGGCGCTGGGGATACCCCTGGAGACGGTCGAGCGCTCGATCGCCCACTCGCTCTGCTTCGGCGGCTACGCCGGCGGCGCCCAGGTGGCGTTCGCGCGCGTGATCACGGACCAGGCCACCTTCGCCTACCTGCTCGATGTGTTCGTGCTGCCCGAACACCGGGGCAAGGGTTACAGCACGCGCCTACTCGATGCGGTGATGGCGCACGCCGCCTTGCAGGGCCTGCGAAAATTCATGCTGACCACGAGCACCGCCGCTCCGCTGTACGCGCGCTATGGCTTCGTGTCGCCCGCCGCGCCGGGAGCGCTGATGGAGCGCAGCTTCCCGGACCTTTATCGCCAGCCCCCGGCACCCTGA
- the argH gene encoding argininosuccinate lyase, producing MTEQLSKKGEAWSARFSEPVSDLVKRYTASVFFDKRMWKADIEGSLAHAGMLAAQGIIPADDLEAIRRGMAQITQEIESGQFEWLLDLEDVHLNIEKRLTELVGDAGKRLHTGRSRNDQVATDIRLYVRSAIDDITGLLHQLRTALVDLADKHADTILPGFTHMQVAQPITFGHHMLAYVEMFGRDAERMADCRKRVNRLPLGSAALAGTTFPIDRLRVAQTLGFDDVCHNSLDAVSDRDFAIEFTAAASLVMTHVSRMSEELVIWMSPRVGFIDIADRFCTGSSIMPQKKNPDVPELARGKTGRVYGHLMGLLTLMKGQPLAYNKDNQEDKEPLFDTVDTVVDTLRIFADMAGGITVKPEAMRAAALQGYATATDLADYLVKKGLPFRDAHEAVAHAVRACVDANCDLADLSLEQLRAFSPLVGEDVFEVLTLEGSVAARDHVGGTAPNQVRAAIARIRQQLAGQQAEQTAM from the coding sequence ATGACTGAACAACTCTCCAAAAAAGGCGAGGCCTGGTCGGCCCGCTTCTCCGAACCCGTTTCCGATCTCGTCAAGCGCTATACCGCCTCCGTGTTCTTCGACAAGCGCATGTGGAAGGCCGATATCGAAGGCTCGCTGGCCCACGCCGGCATGCTGGCCGCGCAAGGCATCATCCCCGCCGACGACCTGGAAGCGATCCGCCGCGGCATGGCGCAGATCACGCAGGAGATCGAATCCGGCCAGTTCGAATGGCTGCTGGACCTGGAAGACGTGCACCTGAACATCGAGAAGCGCCTCACGGAGCTGGTGGGCGACGCCGGCAAGCGCCTGCACACGGGCCGTTCCCGCAACGACCAGGTAGCCACCGATATCCGCCTGTACGTGCGCTCGGCGATCGACGACATCACCGGCCTCCTGCACCAGCTGCGCACCGCCTTGGTGGACCTGGCGGACAAGCATGCGGACACGATCCTGCCCGGCTTCACGCACATGCAGGTGGCCCAGCCGATCACGTTCGGCCACCACATGCTGGCCTACGTGGAGATGTTCGGCCGCGATGCCGAGCGCATGGCCGACTGCCGCAAGCGCGTGAACCGCCTGCCGCTGGGTTCCGCGGCGCTGGCCGGCACCACCTTCCCGATCGATCGCTTGCGCGTGGCGCAGACGCTGGGCTTCGACGACGTGTGCCACAACTCGCTGGACGCCGTGTCCGACCGCGACTTCGCCATCGAATTCACGGCCGCCGCCTCGCTGGTCATGACGCACGTGTCGCGCATGTCGGAAGAGCTGGTGATCTGGATGAGCCCGCGCGTTGGCTTCATCGACATCGCCGACCGTTTCTGCACGGGCTCCTCCATCATGCCGCAGAAGAAGAACCCGGACGTGCCGGAACTGGCGCGCGGCAAGACGGGCCGCGTGTACGGCCACCTGATGGGCCTGTTGACCCTGATGAAGGGCCAGCCGCTGGCCTACAACAAGGACAACCAGGAAGACAAGGAACCGCTGTTCGATACGGTGGACACCGTGGTCGACACGCTGCGCATCTTCGCCGACATGGCCGGCGGCATCACCGTCAAGCCGGAAGCGATGCGCGCCGCCGCGCTGCAGGGTTATGCCACCGCGACCGACCTGGCCGACTACCTCGTCAAGAAGGGCCTGCCGTTCCGCGACGCGCACGAAGCCGTGGCGCACGCCGTGCGCGCCTGCGTGGACGCGAACTGCGACCTGGCCGACCTGTCGCTGGAGCAGTTGCGCGCCTTCTCGCCGCTGGTCGGCGAGGACGTGTTCGAGGTGCTGACGCTGGAAGGTTCCGTGGCCGCGCGCGACCACGTGGGCGGCACGGCGCCGAACCAGGTGCGCGCCGCGATCGCCCGCATCCGCCAGCAGCTCGCTGGCCAACAAGCGGAGCAGACCGCCATGTAA
- a CDS encoding TRAP transporter small permease subunit encodes MLMAISRAIDFLNDRIAAVVAWALLAAVLICAANALIRYSFNLSSNAWLEIQWYLFAAVFMLAAPHTLRRDEHVRIDVIVGRFSRRTQVWIDLFGFFLFLLPICCVILYYGIPFGLNSLKSGEMSSNAGGLIVWPAKILVPIGFALMILQGLSEIIKRIEYLRGRLDASAFTKGAPTPQQEIEAIRQANQPH; translated from the coding sequence ATGTTGATGGCAATATCCAGGGCAATCGATTTTCTGAACGACCGGATCGCGGCGGTGGTGGCCTGGGCCCTGCTCGCCGCGGTGCTGATCTGCGCGGCCAATGCGCTCATCCGGTACTCGTTCAACCTCAGTTCCAATGCCTGGCTGGAGATCCAGTGGTACCTGTTTGCCGCGGTCTTCATGCTGGCGGCTCCCCACACCTTGCGGCGCGACGAGCACGTGCGCATCGACGTGATCGTGGGCCGCTTTTCCCGCCGCACCCAGGTCTGGATCGACCTGTTCGGCTTCTTCCTCTTCCTGCTGCCCATCTGCTGCGTGATCCTGTACTACGGGATTCCATTCGGCCTCAACTCCCTGAAGAGCGGTGAAATGTCCAGCAATGCGGGCGGCCTGATCGTGTGGCCCGCGAAGATCCTGGTGCCGATCGGCTTCGCTTTGATGATCCTGCAGGGCCTGTCGGAAATCATCAAGCGGATCGAGTACCTGCGCGGGCGGCTCGACGCGAGCGCCTTCACGAAGGGGGCGCCCACGCCGCAGCAGGAGATCGAGGCGATCCGGCAAGCCAACCAGCCGCACTGA
- a CDS encoding TRAP transporter large permease subunit, whose product MEAFLIANIAPIMFGTLVLFLLCGFPVAFALAANGLFFGLVGIELGLLKPELLQALPNRIFGIMANDTLLAIPFFTLMGLILERSGMAEDLLDTIGQLFGPIRGGVAYAVIFVGALLAATTGVVAASVISMGLISLPVMLRYGYDKRLATGVIAASGTLAQIIPPSLVLIVMADQLGRSVGDMYKAAFGPGLLLTAMYAGYVLAVSLFKPHHAPALPPEARNLREPNGDSGIRSLLVLVAATVAASYAFAHWYEASHPDAHRDEVGIFSAALGIVGAFVFALANRYAKLGLLSRMAEKVVFVLIPPLALIFLVLGTIFIGLATPTEGGGMGAVGALVLALLNRRLTWPLLTQAMMSTTRLSCFVIFILIGSTVFALVFRGVNGDLWVEHLLTSLPGGSTGFLIAVNILFFVLAFFLDFFELAFILVPLVGPVAEKLGIDLIWFGVLLGVNMQTSFMHPPFGFALFYLRSVAPKEVKTSDIYWGAIPFVCIQVLMVALIIAFPQLVAVETRTDMTEEVELKIDAPADYGAPAEDGPPQLDFSTDEEKK is encoded by the coding sequence ATGGAAGCCTTCCTCATCGCCAATATCGCGCCGATCATGTTCGGCACCCTGGTGCTGTTCCTGCTGTGCGGTTTCCCGGTGGCCTTCGCGCTGGCGGCCAATGGGCTGTTCTTCGGCCTTGTCGGCATCGAGCTGGGCCTCTTGAAACCGGAATTGCTGCAGGCGCTGCCGAACCGGATCTTCGGCATCATGGCCAACGACACGCTGCTGGCCATTCCGTTCTTTACGCTGATGGGCCTGATCCTGGAACGCTCCGGCATGGCCGAAGACCTGCTGGACACGATCGGCCAGCTGTTCGGGCCGATCCGCGGCGGCGTCGCGTATGCCGTGATCTTCGTGGGCGCGCTGCTGGCCGCCACCACCGGCGTGGTGGCCGCGTCGGTGATCTCGATGGGCCTCATCTCGCTGCCGGTGATGCTGCGCTACGGTTACGACAAGCGCCTGGCGACCGGCGTGATTGCCGCCTCCGGCACCCTGGCGCAGATCATCCCGCCGTCCCTCGTGCTGATCGTGATGGCGGACCAGCTGGGCCGCTCGGTGGGCGATATGTACAAGGCGGCATTCGGCCCCGGCCTGCTGCTGACGGCCATGTACGCCGGCTATGTGCTGGCCGTGTCGCTGTTCAAGCCGCACCATGCGCCGGCCCTGCCGCCGGAAGCGCGCAACCTGCGCGAGCCGAACGGCGACTCGGGCATCCGCTCGCTGCTCGTACTGGTGGCGGCCACCGTGGCGGCGTCCTATGCGTTCGCGCACTGGTACGAGGCAAGCCATCCGGATGCGCACCGCGACGAAGTAGGCATCTTTTCGGCGGCCCTGGGCATCGTCGGCGCCTTCGTGTTCGCGCTGGCCAACCGGTACGCGAAGCTTGGCCTGCTGTCGCGCATGGCCGAAAAGGTGGTGTTCGTGCTGATCCCGCCGCTGGCGCTGATCTTCCTCGTGCTGGGCACGATCTTCATCGGCCTGGCCACGCCCACCGAGGGTGGCGGCATGGGCGCGGTGGGCGCACTCGTGCTGGCGCTGCTGAACCGCCGGCTTACCTGGCCCTTGCTCACGCAGGCGATGATGTCGACCACGCGGCTGTCGTGCTTCGTGATCTTCATCCTTATCGGTTCGACGGTGTTCGCGCTGGTGTTCCGCGGCGTAAACGGCGACCTGTGGGTGGAGCATCTGCTGACCAGCCTGCCGGGTGGCTCGACGGGCTTCCTGATCGCCGTGAACATCCTGTTCTTCGTGCTGGCGTTCTTCCTCGACTTCTTCGAGCTGGCCTTCATCCTCGTGCCGCTGGTGGGGCCCGTGGCGGAAAAGCTGGGCATCGACCTGATCTGGTTCGGCGTGCTGCTGGGCGTGAACATGCAGACGTCGTTCATGCACCCGCCGTTCGGCTTCGCGCTGTTCTACCTGCGCTCGGTCGCGCCGAAGGAAGTGAAGACTTCCGACATCTACTGGGGCGCGATTCCGTTCGTGTGCATCCAGGTGCTGATGGTGGCGCTGATCATCGCGTTCCCGCAGCTGGTGGCGGTGGAGACGCGCACCGACATGACCGAGGAAGTCGAGCTGAAGATCGATGCGCCGGCCGACTACGGCGCGCCGGCGGAGGACGGGCCGCCGCAGCTGGATTTCTCGACGGACGAGGAGAAGAAGTAG